A stretch of Arthrobacter sp. NEB 688 DNA encodes these proteins:
- a CDS encoding aldo/keto reductase family protein produces the protein MEFRYLGNSGLKISEITYGNWLTHGSQVENEAAAACVRAALDHGISTFDTADVYANTKAETVLGEALKGERRESLEIFTKVYWPTGPGGKNDTGLSRKHIMESINGSLQRLQTDYVDLYQAHRYDTETPLEETMQAFADVVRQGKALYIGVSEWTAEQIRAGHALAKDLGVQLISSQPQYSMLWRVIEDEVVPASKELGIGQIVWSPIAQGVLTGKYKPGEAPPAGSRATDDKGGADMIKRFMDDELLTRVQKLQPIADEAGLTMAQLAIAWVLQNDNVSAALVGASRPEQVESNVKAAGVTLEPSAMQAIDDALGDSVVRDPAMTAQNSPQARVA, from the coding sequence ATGGAGTTCCGATACCTCGGCAACAGTGGTCTCAAGATCTCGGAGATCACCTACGGCAACTGGCTGACCCACGGGTCACAGGTCGAGAACGAGGCGGCCGCCGCGTGCGTGCGCGCCGCCCTCGACCACGGCATCAGCACCTTCGACACCGCCGACGTCTACGCCAACACCAAGGCGGAGACCGTCCTCGGCGAGGCCCTCAAGGGCGAGCGGCGCGAGAGCCTGGAGATCTTCACGAAGGTCTACTGGCCGACCGGCCCCGGCGGCAAGAACGACACCGGCCTCTCGCGCAAGCACATCATGGAGTCGATCAACGGCTCCCTGCAGCGCCTGCAGACCGACTACGTCGACCTCTACCAGGCCCACCGCTACGACACCGAGACGCCGCTGGAGGAGACGATGCAGGCGTTCGCCGACGTCGTCCGGCAGGGCAAGGCCCTCTACATCGGGGTCTCGGAGTGGACGGCCGAGCAGATCCGGGCCGGGCACGCGCTCGCGAAGGACCTCGGTGTCCAGCTCATCTCGAGCCAGCCGCAGTACTCGATGCTCTGGCGCGTCATCGAGGACGAGGTCGTGCCGGCGAGCAAGGAGCTCGGCATCGGCCAGATCGTCTGGAGCCCCATCGCGCAGGGGGTGCTGACCGGGAAGTACAAGCCGGGCGAGGCCCCGCCCGCCGGCTCGCGAGCGACCGACGACAAGGGCGGCGCCGACATGATCAAGCGCTTCATGGACGACGAGCTGCTGACCCGCGTCCAGAAGCTGCAGCCGATCGCCGACGAGGCCGGCCTGACGATGGCGCAGCTGGCCATCGCGTGGGTGCTGCAGAACGACAACGTGTCTGCGGCGCTCGTCGGCGCCTCGCGGCCCGAGCAGGTCGAGAGCAACGTCAAGGCCGCGGGCGTGACGCTCGAGCCGTCGGCGATGCAGGCCATCGACGACGCGCTCGGTGACTCCGTCGTGCGCGACCCCGCGATGACCGCGCAGAACTCCCCGCAGGCCCGCGTGGCCTGA
- a CDS encoding family 14 glycosylhydrolase — MSVPVRPHALRVARARLVLVGLLALALGMLPAAPSASAATATNNPAFTANVMAPLWVDASQWPTFESQIRTAREYGVDAVSVDVWWGKVETTDQVFDWSYYDTMFAKIKAQGLKIVPILSFHQCGGNVGDTCSFPLPTWVWSKYTGRTLNGVTLDGNGLRYRSEQGNLSSETLQVWADPLVVGEYADFATAFKNRYGTTYANDLQELNVSLGPAGELRYPSYNAHDSGTGYPTRGALQSYSPLAVASFRSAMLTKYGTLASVNTAWGTSLTSTSQITPPSDGTGFFTSNSYRAVKYGKDFVDWYNQSLVTHGKTVLDAVSGALGSSFGNAPLGYKVPGVHWAMTNPSYPRAAEVAAGLVQTSVDMDAAATGHGYTKVVGLAKQVATTRQVVLHFTCLEMTNTYSSPAWSGAQDLVFWVAQHAQSLGVTIKGENALSGGVATNAGWDTIVNAFDYAPYTGLTVLRVGDVSSGLGMSRYAAFIARYRQRVTVHYAEPASATGYTMHPWNGLTGDRAMTYEGYLNGRHWWSTTVQGTPTFNFAFVSSGGAWDGATRWYPASSTHVYVLPGSTDVAITRP, encoded by the coding sequence GTGTCCGTCCCCGTCCGTCCGCACGCGCTGCGGGTCGCCCGCGCCCGGCTCGTCCTCGTCGGCCTGCTCGCCCTCGCCCTGGGGATGCTGCCCGCCGCCCCCTCGGCATCCGCCGCGACCGCCACCAACAACCCGGCCTTCACCGCCAACGTCATGGCCCCGCTGTGGGTCGACGCCTCCCAGTGGCCGACCTTCGAGTCGCAGATCCGCACGGCCCGCGAGTACGGCGTGGACGCCGTGAGCGTCGACGTGTGGTGGGGCAAGGTCGAGACCACGGACCAGGTGTTCGACTGGTCGTACTACGACACGATGTTCGCGAAGATCAAGGCCCAGGGCCTGAAGATCGTCCCCATCCTGTCCTTCCACCAGTGCGGCGGGAACGTCGGCGACACGTGCAGCTTCCCGCTGCCCACGTGGGTCTGGTCGAAGTACACGGGCCGGACGCTCAACGGCGTGACGCTCGACGGCAACGGCCTGAGGTACCGCAGCGAGCAGGGCAACCTCTCGAGCGAGACCCTCCAGGTGTGGGCCGACCCGCTCGTCGTCGGCGAGTACGCGGACTTCGCGACGGCCTTCAAGAACCGCTACGGCACGACGTACGCCAACGACCTCCAGGAGCTCAACGTCTCCCTCGGTCCCGCCGGTGAGCTGCGCTACCCGTCGTACAACGCCCACGACAGCGGCACCGGGTACCCCACCCGCGGTGCGCTGCAGTCGTACTCGCCTCTCGCCGTCGCGTCCTTCCGCTCGGCGATGCTCACGAAGTACGGCACGCTCGCGAGCGTCAACACCGCGTGGGGCACCTCGCTGACCTCCACGAGCCAGATCACCCCGCCCTCGGACGGAACCGGCTTCTTCACCTCCAACTCCTACCGCGCCGTGAAGTACGGGAAGGACTTCGTCGACTGGTACAACCAGAGCCTGGTGACCCACGGGAAGACCGTCCTCGACGCCGTGTCGGGGGCGCTCGGGTCGTCCTTCGGCAACGCCCCGCTGGGCTACAAGGTCCCGGGCGTCCACTGGGCGATGACCAACCCCTCGTACCCGCGGGCGGCCGAGGTCGCCGCCGGTCTCGTGCAGACGTCGGTCGACATGGACGCCGCCGCGACCGGGCACGGCTACACGAAGGTCGTCGGCCTGGCGAAGCAGGTGGCCACGACGCGCCAGGTCGTCCTGCACTTCACCTGTCTCGAGATGACCAACACCTACTCCTCGCCGGCGTGGTCCGGTGCGCAGGACCTCGTCTTCTGGGTGGCCCAGCACGCCCAGTCGCTCGGGGTGACGATCAAGGGCGAGAACGCGCTGTCCGGAGGGGTCGCCACGAACGCCGGCTGGGACACCATCGTCAACGCCTTCGACTACGCCCCCTACACCGGCCTCACCGTCCTGCGCGTCGGGGACGTCTCGTCGGGACTCGGGATGTCGCGCTACGCCGCCTTCATCGCCCGCTACCGCCAGCGCGTCACCGTGCACTACGCGGAGCCCGCCTCCGCCACGGGCTACACGATGCACCCGTGGAACGGCCTGACCGGCGACCGCGCGATGACCTACGAGGGCTACCTCAACGGCCGGCACTGGTGGAGCACCACCGTCCAGGGCACCCCGACGTTCAACTTCGCCTTCGTCAGCTCGGGCGGCGCCTGGGACGGGGCGACCCGCTGGTACCCGGCCTCGTCGACCCACGTCTACGTGCTGCCGGGCTCGACGGACGTGGCGATCACGCGGCCCTAG
- a CDS encoding SulP family inorganic anion transporter: protein MPASLPLVPENLRSLRHYPRGHLTGDVLAGLLVASLAVPQSLGYAAVAGVPLVVGLWTLPPALLAYAVFGSSKVLFVGPVSTVSVLSGSIVRVLSGGDPAAAVGLTSGLALVAGVVLVVAGLLRLGWVAQFLSEPIVTGFVAGLVVLIVVGEVPALAGLPAPVGTLGDRLVALVRGIGGADGPTLAVGAVALLVLFGGHRLAPRVPWSLVVLVGGVVAARWAGLAELGVRTVGAVPSGLPVPRLPAVDPHLLSGLVTGGVAIAAVAVAEGLAAVRLFSAEDVDARTDDRELVAHGAANLASGAFGGMGVGGSLSKTAANASAGAWTQLSGITAAVATLGFLVAATGLLADLPRTVLSAVVIRAVWGLVHPGAFARYRRVRRNDFVAAVVALVGVLVLGPLNGLLVAVAQSVLGLVYRSVQVRVDEMGRVEDEKAAWGSLRSDPTRRTYAGVVVVRPDGPLFWANASTVLAQVEQLALRRRDRDGGATLVLDLEATNQMDSTTCDRLAHLVRSLRRKGVDVHLVRVLSDVRGVLERSGLVDELGPHHLWHSIAAGVKAARSGCEA, encoded by the coding sequence GTGCCCGCGTCGCTGCCGCTCGTCCCGGAGAACCTCCGGTCGCTGCGCCACTACCCGCGCGGCCACCTGACGGGCGACGTCCTCGCCGGGCTCCTCGTCGCCTCCCTCGCCGTCCCGCAGTCGCTCGGGTACGCGGCGGTCGCCGGCGTCCCGCTCGTCGTGGGGCTCTGGACGTTGCCTCCCGCACTGCTCGCCTACGCCGTGTTCGGTTCGTCCAAGGTGCTTTTCGTCGGTCCGGTCTCCACCGTGTCGGTGCTGTCCGGGTCCATCGTCCGGGTGCTCTCGGGAGGCGACCCCGCGGCCGCCGTCGGGCTGACGTCGGGGCTGGCCCTCGTCGCCGGCGTGGTCCTCGTCGTGGCAGGTCTCCTGCGGCTCGGCTGGGTCGCGCAGTTCCTCAGCGAGCCGATCGTCACGGGGTTCGTCGCCGGCCTCGTCGTGCTCATCGTCGTCGGTGAGGTGCCGGCGCTGGCCGGTCTGCCGGCTCCCGTCGGCACCCTCGGCGACCGCCTCGTCGCCCTCGTGCGCGGAATCGGTGGTGCCGACGGTCCGACGCTCGCCGTGGGCGCCGTCGCCCTGCTCGTGCTCTTCGGCGGTCACCGCCTGGCACCACGGGTTCCGTGGTCGCTCGTGGTCCTCGTCGGCGGCGTCGTGGCGGCCCGGTGGGCGGGTCTCGCCGAGCTCGGCGTGCGGACGGTCGGCGCCGTACCGAGCGGCCTCCCCGTGCCGCGGCTGCCCGCCGTGGACCCGCACCTGCTGTCCGGGCTCGTGACCGGCGGGGTCGCGATCGCCGCGGTCGCCGTGGCCGAGGGGCTGGCCGCCGTGCGCCTGTTCTCCGCCGAGGACGTCGACGCGCGCACCGACGACCGTGAGCTCGTCGCCCACGGCGCGGCCAACCTCGCCTCCGGCGCCTTCGGCGGGATGGGGGTCGGCGGCTCCCTGTCCAAGACCGCGGCCAACGCGAGCGCCGGGGCCTGGACGCAGCTGAGCGGCATCACGGCGGCGGTCGCGACGCTCGGCTTCCTCGTGGCCGCGACCGGCCTGCTGGCGGACCTGCCGCGCACCGTCCTGTCCGCCGTCGTCATCCGGGCCGTCTGGGGGCTCGTCCACCCCGGCGCTTTCGCCCGCTACCGGCGGGTGCGCCGCAACGACTTCGTCGCGGCGGTCGTGGCGCTGGTCGGCGTGCTCGTCCTCGGGCCGCTCAACGGGCTCCTCGTCGCGGTCGCGCAGTCGGTGCTCGGGCTGGTCTACCGCTCGGTGCAGGTGCGCGTCGACGAGATGGGGCGGGTCGAGGACGAGAAGGCGGCCTGGGGCTCGCTCCGCTCGGACCCGACCCGACGCACCTACGCCGGCGTCGTCGTCGTCCGCCCCGACGGACCGCTGTTCTGGGCCAACGCCTCGACGGTGCTCGCGCAGGTGGAGCAGCTCGCCCTGCGCCGCCGGGACCGCGACGGCGGCGCCACCCTGGTCCTCGACCTCGAGGCCACCAACCAGATGGACTCGACGACCTGCGACCGGCTGGCCCACCTGGTCCGCTCGCTGCGCCGCAAGGGGGTCGACGTCCACCTCGTGCGCGTGCTGTCCGACGTGCGCGGGGTGCTGGAGCGCTCCGGTCTCGTCGACGAGCTCGGGCCCCACCACCTGTGGCACTCCATCGCCGCGGGCGTCAAGGCCGCCCGCTCCGGATGCGAGGCGTAA